In Methanothermococcus okinawensis IH1, the genomic window AACTAATAAAGATTTTAAAATAATAACTGAAATGATTAATAGTAAAGTCAATGAAATAGATAATATGTTCATAGGCACTAAGGTTAGAGTTGATAAACTAACAAGGGAAATTAAAAAGTTATGTAATGAAGATAATCAATTAAGAAGATGGATAATATCCAAAGAAGGACAAATAAATACATTACCAAGAGCCGATAAGGAGAAGGTTATTGCTAAATTAAAAGAATATAATGAGGCTCCAGAAATATTTAAAAGTAATGATAAATCATTAAAAATCATTACTGACTTAAACAGTATAGTAAATAAAAGGAATGTTCAAATTACTATGGATAAACCTGAGCTCGTTGCAGTTATAAAATACAAAGTATAACAGGATGCCACCTCTATGTTATGGGAGCTCCGATAAAAAAATTATTCTCTGTGTAATTTTTCCATAATATTTGATAATCTTTTATTTGTATATATTTCATCATGGTGTGCAAAATCCACAAATACAACCTTCTTTTCATTATCATCCACAGTAAATATTAAAACAAAACTTTTATCAATATGAACTCTTTTAAAATCTTCCATGGGTTTTCTTAAATTTTTATAGTGATGTGGATTTTCAACTATTTCATCAATTTTTTTCAGAATAATTTCTACTCTTTTTCTATCTTTTTTAGCCATCTTTTTTAATAAGTTTAATAAATCCGCATCTATTTTTAATTTATAGACCCAACTCCCTCCTTAACTCATCAACAGAATCAAATTCTACCATATTGTTTCTTTCCATAATTTTCTTTATCTTCTCAACATAATCAGGTTTTAACTCTGGTTCTAATAATAATTC contains:
- a CDS encoding type II toxin-antitoxin system RelE/ParE family toxin; the encoded protein is MDADLLNLLKKMAKKDRKRVEIILKKIDEIVENPHHYKNLRKPMEDFKRVHIDKSFVLIFTVDDNEKKVVFVDFAHHDEIYTNKRLSNIMEKLHRE
- a CDS encoding DUF2683 family protein — encoded protein: MVKAIVNISDENNQIINIIKAKYNLKDKSEAINKIIEEYTELLLEPELKPDYVEKIKKIMERNNMVEFDSVDELRRELGL